One stretch of Hemiscyllium ocellatum isolate sHemOce1 unplaced genomic scaffold, sHemOce1.pat.X.cur. scaffold_607_pat_ctg1, whole genome shotgun sequence DNA includes these proteins:
- the LOC132814010 gene encoding zinc finger protein 729-like — protein sequence CDVCGKVFSQSCKLLAHQCIHTGEKPFRCQACGRSYNRLDNLRRHQRSHLVERPHVCPVCGRAFADPGRLLSHQRGHAAEKPFRCPACGRGFARSAKLALHRCPHAGGGAAPAAERLHRCGDCGKTYNRPENLRRHRRCHGRLRKGLHCLLCQKSFNLFSTFLAHQALHTGEKPFRCAVCHKGFGASASLLAHQSIHTGQKPYRCGDCGSSYNRLDNLRRHQRSHQGDPAPAEGGERRRRRRRRSAVAKGPLQAERDVPFQLVFRCEVCGETFPALSDLQEHRLGHAETSYPCDVCGESFSEASALQTHRLGHAETSYGCDICGETFPALSDLQTHRLAHAETSYCCDVCGESFSEASALQTHRLAHAETSYGCDVCGESFPALPELQTHRLAHAKTSYSCDVCGESFPELSALQTHRLAHEEPSYGCDVCGETFPALPDLQTHRLAHAETSYPCDVCGETFPALPDLQTHRLAHAETSYPCDVCGETFPALPDLQTHRLAHAERRGGHRCDTCGETFLRAEELLVHSYVHAGERPFSCTVCGRGFTKASSLCAHQAIHTGQKSYRCSVCPKSYNRLDNLRRHQRVHLGERPFRCTVCGQGFVSSALLRAHRAAQHPGITRAPPSSSSSSSPQPPPASSNRPASPDPVIHVATRFECRVCGEGFADSLGLRAHRSLHLQPSYQCPECGEIFNDSSSLQSHCLTHVDSSYQCPECREIFEDPSSLQTHRLTHVDSSYQCPECREIFDGPSSLQTHRLTHVDSSYQCPECGEIFEDPSSLQTHRLTHIDSSYQCPECREIFDDPSSLQTHRLTHIDSSYQCPECGEIFNDSSSLQTHRLTHVDSSYQCPECRQIFEDPSSLQTHRLTHIDSSYQCPECREIFEDPPSLQTHRLTHIDSSYQCPECREIFEDLSSLQVHLLTHVDSSYQCPECREIFEDPASLQTHRLTHVDSSYQCPECREIFEDPSSLQTHRLTHIDSSYQCPECREIFEDPSSLQTHRLTHIDSSYQCPECREIFEDPSSLQTHRLTHVDSSYQCPECREIFEDPSSLQTHRLTHIDSSYQCPECREIFEDPSSLQTHRLTHVESSYQCPECGEIFDDSSSLQTHRAVHADTSYRCPECGEVFADSPTLQAHRLSHADASYQCPECREIFDDSPSLAAHRLSHIDTGYRCAGCGQDLEGALALSAHRCPATPGDKPFRCLLCGKGFSQAVSLRKHRCAGGAGGAEGVAPSPPVAVPRGSRLSQRPGERCFRCPACPKGYNRLDNLRRHQRVHLGERPFRCTACGEGFPSSASLRAHRASRHSGRPPSRRAGAPFEGHPFPWAGGEAAAAPALPTSPGSPPPGCDLCGERLPDALSLRTHRLLHTWGVGRRAEGEGQGGGEPCQCPQCGATLPGPSALEEHLLLHAWEQPFRCDVCEARFTDSCALTEHQLGHGAGPGSPARSPALPRSFGAGPALRAHRTIHTGDKPYRCQVCARSYNRLDNLRRHQSTHLKAER from the exons GTGTGACGTTTGCGGGAAGGTCTTCTCCCAGTCCTGCAAGCTCCTGGCGCACCAGTgcatccacaccggggagaagccctTCCGCTGCCAGGCTTGCGGCCGCTCCTACAACCGCCTGGACAACCTGCGGCGCCACCAGCGCTCCCACCTGGTGGAGCGCCCGCACGTCTGCCCGGTCTGCGGCCGGGCCTTCGCCGACCCCGGCCGCCTGCTGTCCCACCAGCGCGGCCACGCCGCCGAGAAGCCGTTCCGCTGCCCGGCGTGCGGCCGGGGCTTCGCCCGCTCGGCCAAGCTGGCCCTGCACCGGTGCCCGCATGCCGGCGGCGGCGCCGCCCCCGCAGCTGAGCGCCTGCACCGCTGCGGCGACTGCGGCAAGACCTACAACCGGCCGGAGAATCTGCGCCGGCACCGGCGTTGCCACGGCCGCCTGCGGAAGGgcctgcactgcctgctgtgcCAGAAGTCGTTCAACCTGTTCTCCACCTTCCTGGCCCACCAGGCGCTGCACACCGGCGAGAAGCCCTTCCGCTGCGCCGTCTGCCACAAGGGCTTCGGCGCTTCGGCCTCCCTGCTGGCGCACCAGTCCATCCACACCGGCCAGAAGCCCTACCGCTGCGGCGACTGCGGCAGCAGCTACAACCGCCTGGACAATCTACGCCGGCACCAGCGGTCGCACCAGGGCGACCCGGCGCCAGCCGAGGgcggggagaggaggaggaggaggcggaGGAGGAGCGCCGTGGCCAAGGGGCCCCTCCAGGCGGAGCGGGACGTCCCCTTCCAGCTGGTCTTCCGGTGCGAGGTTTGCGGGGAGACCTTCCCCGCGCTGTCTGATCTCCAGGAGCACCGTCTGGGCCACGCCGAGACTTCATATCCCTGCGACGTCTGCGGGGAGAGCTTCTCCGAGGCGTCTGCCCTCCAGACGCACCGTCTGGGCCACGCCGAGACCTCGTACGGCTGCGACATCTGCGGAGAGACGTTCCCCGCGCTATCAGACCTCCAGACGCACCGTCTGGCCCACGCCGAGACCTCGTACTGCTGCGACGTCTGCGGAGAGAGCTTCTCCGAGGCGTCTGCCCTCCAGACGCACCGTCTGGCCCACGCCGAGACATCGTACGGGTGTGACGTCTGCGGGGAATCGTTCCCCGCGCTGCCTGAACTCCAGACGCACCGTCTGGCCCACGCGAAGACCTCATACAGCTGCGACGTCTGCGGGGAATCGTTCCCCGAGTTGTCTGCCCTCCAGACGCACCGTCTGGCCCATGAGGAGCCGTCGTACGGGTGTGACGTCTGTGGAGAGACGTTCCCCGCGCTGCCTGACCTCCAGACGCACCGGCTGGCCCACGCGGAGACTTCGTATCCCTGTGACGTCTGCGGGGAGACGTTCCCCGCGCTGCCTGACCTCCAGACGCACCGGCTGGCCCACGCGGAGACTTCGTATCCCTGTGACGTCTGCGGGGAGACGTTCCCCGCGCTGCCTGACCTCCAGACGCACCGTCTGGCCCACGCGGAGAGGCGGGGAGGACACCGCTGTGACACCTGCGGGGAGACATTTCTCCGAGCGGAGGAGTTGCTGGTGCACAGCTACGTGCACGCGGGGGAGCGGCCCTTCTCCTGCACCGTCTGCGGCCGCGGTTTCACCAAAGCGTCTTCCCTGTGCGCCCATCAGGCCATCCACACCGGCCAGAAGTCTTACCGCTGCTCCGTCTGTCCAAAAAGCTACAACCGCCTGGACAACCTCCGGCGACACCAGCGGGTGCACTTGGGCGAGCGGCCTTTCCGGTGCACGGTGTGCGGCCAGGGCTTTGTCTCCTCGGCTCTCCTACGCGCCCATCGGGCGGCCCAGCATCCTGGCATCACCCGcgctcccccctcctcctcctcctcctcctccccccaaccgccaccagcgTCCTCCAATCGCCCAGCATCCCCAGACCCGGTCATCCACGTGGCCACGCGCTTTGAGTGCCGGGTGTGCGGCGAGGGCTTTGCTGACTCACTGGGACTCCGCGCCCATCGCTCTCTGCACCTCCAGCCCTCCTACCAGTGCCCCGAGTGCGGGGAGATCTTCAACGACTCATCTTCCCTCCAATCCCATTGCTTGACTCACGTAGACTCCTCCTACCAGTGTCCCGAGTGTAGGGAGATCTTCGAAGATCCAtcttccctccaaacccatcgtTTGACCCACGTAGACTCCTCCTACCAGTGTCCTGAGTGTAGGGAGATCTTCGATGGTCCATCATCGCTCCAAACCCATCGTTTGACCCACGTAGACTCCTCCTACCAGTGTCCCGAGTGCGGAGAGATCTTCGAAGATCCAtcttccctccaaacccatcgtTTGACCCACATAGACTCCTCCTACCAGTGTCCCGAGTGTAGGGAGATCTTCGACGATCCAtcttccctccaaacccatcgtTTGACCCATATAGACTCCTCCTACCAGTGTCCCGAGTGCGGGGAGATCTTCAACGACTCAtcttccctccaaacccatcgtTTGACCCATGTAGATTCCTCCTACCAGTGTCCCGAGTGTAGGCAGATCTTCGAAGATCCAtcttccctccaaacccatcgtTTGACCCACATAGACTCCTCCTACCAGTGTCCTGAGTGTAGGGAGATCTTCGAAGATCCACCATCGCTCCAAACCCATCGTTTGACCCACATAGACTCCTCCTACCAGTGTCCCGAGTGTAGGGAGATCTTCGAAGATCTGTCATCGCTCCAAGTCCATCTTTTGACCCACGTAGACTCCTCTTACCAGTGTCCCGAGTGTAGGGAGATCTTCGAAGATCCAGCATCGCTCCAAACCCATCGTTTGACTCACGTAGACTCCTCCTACCAGTGTCCCGAGTGTAGGGAGATCTTCGAAGATCCAtcttccctccaaacccatcgtTTGACCCACATAGACTCATCCTACCAGTGTCCCGAGTGTAGAGAGATCTTCGAAGATCCAtcttccctccaaacccatcgtTTGACCCACATAGACTCCTCCTACCAGTGTCCCGAGTGTAGGGAGATCTTCGAAGATCCAtcttccctccaaacccatcgtTTGACCCACGTAGACTCCTCCTACCAGTGTCCCGAGTGTAGGGAGATCTTCGAAGATCCAtcttccctccaaacccatcgtTTGACCCACATAGACTCCTCCTACCAGTGTCCCGAGTGTAGGGAGATCTTCGAAGATCCAtcttccctccaaacccatcgtTTGACCCACGTAGAGTCATCCTACCAGTGTCCTGAGTGCGGGGAGATCTTCGATGATTCCTCCTCTCTCCAGACTCATCGGGCTGTCCACGCCGATACCTCGTACCGCTGCCCCGAGTGCGGTGAGGTGTTCGCCGACTCGCCCACCCTCCAAGCTCACCGCCTAAGCCACGCCGACGCCTCGTACCAGTGCCCTGAGTGCCGGGAGATCTTCGACGACTCCCCTTCCCTGGCCGCCCACCGGCTCAGCCACATCGACACCGGTTACCGGTGTGCCGGCTGCGGCCAGGACCTGGAGGGCGCCCTGGCCCTCTCTGCCCACCGGTGCCCGGCCACGCCGGGAGACAAGCCCTTCCGCTGCCTgctgtgcggcaagggcttcagcCAGGCCGTCTCGCTCAGGAAGCACCGGTGTGCCGGCGGTGCCGGGGGAGCCGAGGGGGTGGCGCCGAGTCCACCCGTCGCGGTCCCCAGGGGCTCCCGGCTCTCCCAGCGCCCCGGGGAGCGCTGCTTCCGCTGCCCGGCCTGCCCCAAGGGCTACAACCGCCTGGACAACTTGCGGCGGCACCAGCGGGTGCACCTGGGCGAGAGGCCGTTCCGCTGCACCGCCTGCGGCGAGGGCTTCCCCTCGTCGGCCTCGCTGCGGGCGCACCGGGCGTCCCGGCACTCGGGGCGCCCCCCCTCGCGGCGGGCGGGCGCCCCCTTCGAGGGGCACCCCTTCCCCTGGGCGGGCGGGGAGGCGGCAGCGGCGCCCGCCCTCCCCACGTCCCCGGGGTCACCGCCCCCCGGCTGCGACCTGTGCGGGGAGCGGCTGCCGGACGCCCTCTCCCTCCGCACCCACCGGCTCCTGCACACCTGGGGGGTGGGGCGCCGGGCggagggggaggggcagggggGAGGGGAGCCGTGCCAGTGCCCGCAGTGCGGCGCCACCCTGCCCGGCCCCTCCGCCCTGGAGGAGCACCTCCTGCTGCACGCCTGGGAGCAGCCGTTCCGCTGCGACGTGTGCGAGGCCCGTTTCACCGACTCCTGCGCCCTGACCGAGCACCAGCTGGGGCACGGCGCGGGGCCCGGCAGCCCGGCGCGCTCCCCTGCCCTCCCCCGG TCCTTCGGCGCCGGCCCGGCGCTGCGCGCTCACCGCACCATCCACACCGGCGACAAGCCCTACCGGTGCCAGGTCTGCGCCCGCAGCTACAACCGCCTGGACAACCTCCGCCGGCACCAGTCCACCCACCTCAAGGCGGAGCGCTGA